The genomic DNA TACTGTACGCGAGATACCGCTACATCTAACGATCGACCAAGTACCTACCATTATAACAACACCCTCTCTCACAATTTCCGGGACTGTGACAACTGGTGCCAGACTTTCAGCGTCCGTAACTACTGGTTTGATCCGTTCAATCAAATACCCCACTCCGTCAACTTGGGGTATGGAGGTAGAACTCCTCAGTACCGGAATAAATAAAATAGAAGTTAGGGCGACCAGCGACAATGGAGAACATATTCATGAGTCAATCTCCGTATGCCTCACCACTGCTTTGCCAACAATTACAATAGACCCAATTCCATCTCTTAGTAACAGTCCATACCTGCAACTCACAGGCACTAAAGCTGCCAACGATACTGTCTTGATCTCTACTGACAGCAGTGCGGTAGTGGGCTTAGTAAGCTATCCTAGCGCCACAACCTGGCAAGCAGCTGTCTCTGGTCTTTCTCAAGGAGATAACACATTGACTGCCGTTGCTACCAACGGTTCAGCAATAAGTGCAACAACCACCAAAGTCACTATCGACACGACACCTCCATCTCTCACCGTCTCAACCCTCCCGAATGAAAGTTCCGCTGCTGAACCTTTAATGAATATAACTGGTATCGCTACTGATGAACACCTAGACAAAATATTAGTTAATGCAAATGAGGCTGCGATATATAATTCTATATTTAGCAGCGCATTGATACTTAAAGGCGGAACAAACAATTTAGAAATATCCGCATACGACAAAGCAGGCAACATAACAACTATTAAGCGGGGGATTCGTTTCATTATACCTACTCCCCCCGTTATCGTCACCTCACCAGCTGATAACTCATGGGTGGAAACAGGCGTCATAACCCTCGTGGGAAAGACTGAACCCGGATATGACATAATGGTGAATGACATTGCTGCTACGCTTGACGGCTCACGTTGGGAAGCCACCGTTCCCTTAGGTTCAGGAATGAATACACTTCAGATTACTGCCTCGCAACCTGTTGGGGCAAGTTACAGTCTGAAACGAACTATTTTCAGCGGCCCAGGCCCCGCATTCTCTCTTACAGTTCCTCCTGAAGATACAGCTACAAAAGAAGAGACTGTCTCCTTATCAGGGTCAGTAGAATCAGGCACCAGTCTGAGCTACACCATCAACGGAACCAGCTACCCGCTAACCCAACTTAGTGGCGTATTCAGCCTCACATCCGCCCTACGGCAAGAAGGAGTCTACCCCATAGTAGTGACAGCGATCGATTCCGCCGGTAATCCTTCCACAATAATCCGGACGTTAATAAGAGACGTAACCCCCCCTGCCATAAGCTTGAAGCTGAATACTGATGTATTGACTTCGAAAGTGATCACGGGAGAGGCAGAAACTGGAGCAGTAATCTCCGCCCGTAATGAGAACACGGTAATTGCGTCGACAGTGGCGATCGAAGGAAATTGGGCTTTGGACCTAAATGGATACAATTTCACGAGAGATTCACTGGCCATCATCGCTCGTGATGCCGCGGGAAATGAACGTGTACGTTCCTTATACTCCACCGGTGCAATAGTGAGCGGTGGCGGAGAGCCTGATCTGCGGGATGCAGTAAAGCTTTTTAGAATCGCTTTCGGATATGACCAACCATCGCCGCAAGAACTTGAGACAGGCGACATAGCTCCCCTGAAGAATGGGAAGCCTAGCCCTGACGGCATAATCGATGCCAATGATGTAATACTGGTGTTATGCAGGTTGATAGGCTTGATACAGTGGTAATGGCCAAGAGATATATAAAAAGACAAGCGCGGTTAACCGCGCCTGTCCGTCTGACTCATAGAAACGATGCTAATGCGCTGGCGTCATCCGACGTCGTATCGTGGCACGTGAACCTATTGCTCCTCCTGCCACTCCCAAGGCCAGAGACAAAAGAACGCCGAAAAATAGTCCCCATGAGGCTCGGGCCAAGCTCGAAACAGCAGCCGAAGCAGCCCCTTTTGCCTGCTGCGGCAACTGCTGTGCGGAGCCGAACATCGACAGACCCTGGTCAACCATACCAGTCGCTCTCTCCCGTGAAAACCCCATCTGATTAACCATCACATTGATTGCTCCTTCCCTGTCACCGGCCTGCAGGTTCTTTTGCACCGCCTGCAATGATTCTGGGGTTATATTGCCTCCTTCACCTCCTCCTTTAAGGAGTTTTTCAAGCCCCGCCTGAGCCGAAGGTGAACCCGCTGCACCACCAGCAGTTACAGCTGCACCTCCCGCAGCTGCTTTAAATCCTTGCCCAAGGGCTCCAAAGGCTCCTCCGACGAGAGAACCTATCGACGTGGTGATGAGATAAGCAAACACAAGGGTACTGACCCCCCAAGCTATAAGACCGTGAAAAATACCGTCTGCGAGCCTTGAGAGCCCAGACATCCGTGCGGCAACATACCCTCCTACAAAAGCAGACAATACCATACTAATGCCCGTCCAGATCACTGCAGCAAGCGGTACCGTTCCAACCGGTTCTGCAGCTTCTGGATTGATTGCCGTAAGGCCAGCAGCGACTCCTAGTAATCCTAGCAGGAGGTATGTGGCCATTCCGCTCGCAAGACCCCCAAATATTGCTCCCCAACTGATCCAAGGGAAATACTTTCTCTTACCGCCTGAAATTCCTGATGCTCTTGTTCCCAAAGTTTGAGTTTCCATTTAGCATCCTCCTTTCGGCAACTGCCTGCCATCGGCAGACGCTGCTGGTGACGCTCTTCGGGATGATAAAAAAAAAGATTTCCCGTAACATGAACAGGAAATCCTCCCTTGCAACTTACCAATGCCTGAATGGCAAAAGCGAGATGTAATAGCATGGGTGTTCCCGGCTGGCCGGGGACACCCATTTCAATTTATCAGTAGCTTGAGCTGCTGCCTGAAGAACTGCCACCCATAGAACCGCCTGAAGAACTGCCACCCATGGAACCACCCGTTCCTCCACCCTTGGAGCTGCTTGTATAGCTACCCATAGTACCACTGCTGCCACCAGCTCCGGAACCACTGCTACTATCGGAGCTGCTCCCGTAGGAGGATCCACCTGTCCCTCCCCCCATGCTGCTGCCAGACCCCGTGTCTGAACTGCTGCTTCCATACGATCCACCTGTGCCGGACCCGCTGGAACTACTCGTGCCAGCACCCAACGCCATTCCTGAAAGAGCAGTCAACGCAGCTGCAGTCAAAACGAGACGCTTAACACTATTCATCGTATTCCTCCTCAATTAGCTGTGTTTGAGCCTTTGTCGACTCATGTTTTGAGAAGTATACCATTCGCATTAGATCTTTCAAACCTGAAGTAATTTATAGGCATATTGGAGCAGGCGATACTACTATCATTAAAACCATACATTTTTGAATGCAATCCTGAGGAGCTCTCCATGCTATGAACACAAGCATCCTTCTTAATCCTCT from Geobacter sp. DSM 9736 includes the following:
- a CDS encoding 6-bladed beta-propeller; the encoded protein is MRWRSFIIHGFIAGCSLVLTPINVCAILPPRIATLPPITEGLRTPIRLVQTNSETVYVTDPRSGGIIHIDLNGKVIKHIPTDRIPIGIAVTSQGELLVTQEDHVVILDGSGAKIGVLGAATGQFKLANGITLDDVGNIYVSDSLANCVQVFDRNGRYIFRFGERGSEPGQLSSPTGITFERNSRQIAVADTLNGRIQFFDLAGLHKKTIGSYGTGPLRFTSPQAVTFEYETHTGSLTRMYAVDSFQSTVQVINPSGSGTFIGYVGSYGTSPGKLVNPSDVAFSQASRKLMVVNSLASGISQFRIGIDSTVREIPLHLTIDQVPTIITTPSLTISGTVTTGARLSASVTTGLIRSIKYPTPSTWGMEVELLSTGINKIEVRATSDNGEHIHESISVCLTTALPTITIDPIPSLSNSPYLQLTGTKAANDTVLISTDSSAVVGLVSYPSATTWQAAVSGLSQGDNTLTAVATNGSAISATTTKVTIDTTPPSLTVSTLPNESSAAEPLMNITGIATDEHLDKILVNANEAAIYNSIFSSALILKGGTNNLEISAYDKAGNITTIKRGIRFIIPTPPVIVTSPADNSWVETGVITLVGKTEPGYDIMVNDIAATLDGSRWEATVPLGSGMNTLQITASQPVGASYSLKRTIFSGPGPAFSLTVPPEDTATKEETVSLSGSVESGTSLSYTINGTSYPLTQLSGVFSLTSALRQEGVYPIVVTAIDSAGNPSTIIRTLIRDVTPPAISLKLNTDVLTSKVITGEAETGAVISARNENTVIASTVAIEGNWALDLNGYNFTRDSLAIIARDAAGNERVRSLYSTGAIVSGGGEPDLRDAVKLFRIAFGYDQPSPQELETGDIAPLKNGKPSPDGIIDANDVILVLCRLIGLIQW